A DNA window from Pseudomonas sp. GD03919 contains the following coding sequences:
- a CDS encoding helix-turn-helix transcriptional regulator, translating into MAQRTAPEVEELRFLRLPEVEKATGKKRSTIYRDIASGKFPAPYDLGSSRSVGWLSTEISAWILSRPRVQLRGVHNND; encoded by the coding sequence ATGGCACAACGTACCGCACCAGAGGTTGAGGAACTCCGTTTTTTGCGTTTACCCGAAGTTGAAAAAGCTACCGGAAAAAAACGCTCCACCATTTATCGTGATATTGCCTCCGGCAAGTTCCCCGCCCCATATGATCTGGGCAGTAGCAGGTCAGTCGGCTGGCTCAGCACCGAGATATCTGCCTGGATCCTGAGTCGTCCGCGCGTACAGCTGCGTGGGGTGCATAACAATGACTGA
- a CDS encoding helix-turn-helix domain-containing protein: protein MTDVPSPLRAQTQWFHLFKAMVDHGEVARIGPHAFTVYAVIKAHANYHSGIAYPGIELIAEKSGVSPAQVKRALGVLQAAGLITKTRNGRSNHYTLREKIQVTEADLLHTVATWDYVPSRTQHAVSELKKAMLSGDFAGTQILNIERLNIQINLAGGNSQIEDTRSINLDQLDPSIAKTLRKHLNRSQ from the coding sequence ATGACTGACGTACCATCCCCACTGCGCGCGCAGACCCAGTGGTTTCATTTGTTCAAAGCAATGGTCGATCACGGTGAGGTGGCCCGAATCGGCCCCCACGCGTTTACGGTTTATGCAGTGATTAAGGCACATGCCAATTATCACTCCGGCATAGCGTATCCGGGCATCGAACTGATCGCTGAAAAATCCGGCGTCAGCCCAGCACAGGTCAAACGTGCACTGGGAGTGCTCCAAGCAGCAGGCCTTATCACAAAGACAAGAAACGGCCGATCCAATCACTACACCCTACGCGAAAAAATCCAGGTCACTGAGGCTGACCTACTGCACACTGTAGCAACCTGGGACTACGTGCCAAGCCGCACCCAACACGCCGTTTCCGAGCTCAAAAAAGCAATGCTCTCCGGCGATTTCGCAGGCACTCAGATCCTGAACATCGAGCGACTAAATATACAAATCAACCTGGCCGGAGGTAATTCCCAGATCGAGGACACCCGAAGCATCAACCTAGATCAACTTGACCCCAGCATCGCCAAAACGCTACGCAAACATCTCAACCGGTCGCAATGA
- a CDS encoding transmembrane anchor protein, producing the protein MFNSQLPTQSELPTSRQLLRSTVLALIAAAVLLVTVVMPAEYAIDPTGAGRLLGLTQMAEVKLQLAEEAAADAATSVSAVAPVTPAAVEIAAETVVVSEPAAAEVVEPEKQGQKHEMSFSLAPGQGAEIKVEMLKGTKVNYFWTANGGVVNYDTHGDPYNAPREFYHGYGKGRATPEDKGVLEAAFDGNHGWFWRNRTNKPVTVTLRTEGDYIAIKRVI; encoded by the coding sequence ATGTTCAATAGCCAACTTCCAACCCAGAGCGAGTTGCCGACCAGCCGCCAGCTGCTGCGCTCAACCGTACTGGCGCTGATCGCCGCCGCCGTGCTGCTGGTGACTGTGGTTATGCCGGCGGAATACGCCATCGATCCGACTGGAGCCGGCCGACTGCTGGGCTTGACCCAGATGGCCGAAGTCAAACTGCAGTTGGCCGAAGAGGCCGCTGCGGATGCCGCAACATCTGTCAGTGCCGTTGCGCCTGTTACGCCTGCTGCAGTGGAGATTGCAGCTGAGACCGTTGTGGTTAGCGAGCCAGCAGCGGCCGAGGTGGTGGAGCCTGAAAAGCAGGGACAGAAGCATGAAATGAGCTTTTCCCTAGCTCCCGGCCAGGGCGCCGAGATCAAAGTGGAGATGCTCAAGGGCACCAAGGTCAACTACTTCTGGACGGCTAATGGCGGCGTGGTGAATTACGACACCCATGGCGACCCCTACAATGCACCGCGTGAGTTCTACCATGGCTATGGCAAGGGACGCGCCACACCCGAAGATAAGGGTGTGCTGGAGGCAGCCTTTGACGGTAATCACGGTTGGTTCTGGCGCAATCGCACCAACAAACCTGTGACCGTTACGCTGCGCACCGAGGGCGATTACATCGCTATCAAACGAGTAATCTGA
- a CDS encoding HupE/UreJ family protein: protein MHSLSMSAMGASVVRPTRSLLLLLFAALLFLGMPEALAHAVAEGDKGFIQESTGVMLLPFIYMGAKHMITGYDHLLFLFGVIFFLYRLKDVGLYVTLFAVGHTVTLLFGVLAEVSISAYVIDAIIGFSVVYKALDNLGAFQRWFGYQPNTKGATLIFGLLHGFGLATKIQEYEISADGLIPNLIAFNVGVEIGQLLALSAILIVMGYWRRTASFWRHAYTANVAMMSAGFLLMGYQLTGLIVSQ from the coding sequence ATGCATTCGCTATCTATGAGCGCAATGGGCGCATCTGTTGTGCGTCCGACGCGCTCGTTACTCCTGCTGCTGTTCGCGGCATTACTGTTTCTCGGTATGCCTGAGGCACTGGCCCATGCTGTTGCCGAGGGCGATAAGGGCTTTATCCAGGAAAGCACCGGGGTGATGCTGCTGCCATTCATCTATATGGGTGCCAAGCACATGATCACCGGCTACGACCACCTGCTGTTTCTCTTTGGGGTGATCTTCTTTCTCTATCGCCTGAAAGACGTGGGCCTCTACGTCACCCTGTTCGCCGTGGGCCACACCGTGACGCTGCTGTTTGGGGTACTCGCGGAAGTCAGCATCAGCGCCTATGTGATCGACGCCATTATCGGTTTCTCGGTGGTGTACAAAGCGCTGGATAACCTGGGCGCATTTCAGCGCTGGTTTGGCTATCAGCCCAATACCAAAGGCGCCACGCTGATTTTCGGTCTGCTGCATGGCTTTGGCCTGGCGACCAAGATTCAGGAATACGAAATATCGGCCGACGGCCTGATTCCCAATCTGATTGCCTTTAACGTCGGCGTTGAAATCGGCCAGCTCCTGGCCTTGAGCGCCATTCTGATTGTCATGGGCTACTGGCGGCGTACCGCCAGCTTCTGGCGCCATGCCTACACCGCCAACGTTGCCATGATGAGCGCCGGTTTCCTCTTGATGGGTTACCAGCTCACCGGCCTGATCGTCTCTCAGTAA
- a CDS encoding metal-sensing transcriptional repressor, which yields MSEQAHAHQHQSHSDIIKRLKRAEGHLRSIVGMMEDGRPCVDLAQQLHAVEKAVCQAKRTLIQDHIDHCLEHAVTAASERGENTALDDFKLITKYL from the coding sequence ATGAGCGAGCAGGCACACGCCCATCAGCACCAAAGTCATAGCGATATCATCAAAAGGTTGAAGCGGGCTGAAGGCCATCTGCGCAGCATCGTCGGCATGATGGAGGACGGTCGTCCTTGTGTTGACCTAGCCCAGCAATTGCATGCGGTGGAGAAAGCAGTCTGCCAGGCCAAGCGCACCCTGATTCAGGATCATATCGATCACTGCCTTGAACATGCCGTAACTGCGGCCAGCGAGCGTGGCGAGAACACCGCGCTGGACGACTTCAAGCTGATCACCAAATACCTTTGA
- a CDS encoding DUF3147 family protein, giving the protein MTWIFTKYLITALVVILVSEAAKYSDRIGGLIAALPMVTVLTLIWLYVEQQPELKIANHAWYTFWYVIPTLPALLVFPLLLSRLGFWLALAGYVVATGLCFALFAVVMRRFGVQLL; this is encoded by the coding sequence ATGACCTGGATTTTTACCAAGTACCTGATCACGGCTCTGGTCGTGATCCTGGTGTCTGAAGCCGCCAAATACAGTGACCGCATCGGTGGGCTGATCGCGGCCCTACCGATGGTCACTGTCCTGACTCTGATCTGGTTGTATGTCGAGCAACAGCCAGAACTGAAAATCGCCAATCATGCCTGGTACACCTTCTGGTATGTAATTCCTACCCTGCCGGCACTGTTGGTATTTCCGCTCCTTTTATCGCGATTGGGCTTCTGGTTGGCATTGGCAGGCTATGTAGTCGCTACGGGGCTCTGCTTTGCTCTGTTCGCAGTGGTGATGCGACGCTTTGGCGTGCAGCTGCTGTAA
- a CDS encoding endonuclease: MKRLIVACLAAFFISSLAFANAPSTFSAAKTVAKNKVFYDQASTGLGDLYCGCAWEWVGKSGGRIDAASCGYETRTQQTRAERIEWEHIVPAWVFGHQRQCWQNGGRKHCVADDPVFRAMEADLFNLYPSVGEVNGDRSNYQYGRVAGGAPQYGACTTRVDFKGRAAEPRDEVKGLVARSTFYMYDRYGLSMSRQQQQLLMAWDRQHPVSAWEREWNSRTARVMGHHNPFITGVRAWTLGHKPSREGLVSQIDTRIPTTQSASAVAGDAIIGNRNSRVYHLPRGCPSYDKVAPKNREIFASESAAIAAGYRRAGNCR; the protein is encoded by the coding sequence ATGAAGCGTCTGATCGTGGCGTGCCTGGCCGCCTTCTTTATCTCCTCACTTGCCTTCGCCAATGCGCCATCGACGTTCTCTGCTGCGAAAACCGTCGCCAAGAACAAGGTGTTCTATGACCAGGCGTCTACTGGGCTCGGCGACCTCTATTGCGGCTGCGCATGGGAGTGGGTTGGCAAGTCAGGCGGGCGAATTGACGCCGCCTCGTGCGGCTACGAGACGCGGACTCAGCAGACACGCGCGGAGCGGATCGAATGGGAGCACATCGTCCCAGCCTGGGTCTTCGGCCACCAGCGGCAGTGCTGGCAGAACGGAGGGCGGAAGCACTGCGTGGCGGACGACCCGGTGTTCAGAGCAATGGAGGCCGACCTTTTCAATCTCTACCCATCCGTGGGCGAGGTTAACGGCGACCGAAGTAACTACCAGTACGGGCGGGTGGCTGGCGGCGCTCCTCAGTACGGAGCATGCACTACCAGAGTGGACTTCAAGGGACGTGCGGCCGAGCCGCGTGATGAGGTCAAGGGCCTAGTTGCCAGGTCGACCTTCTACATGTACGACCGCTACGGCCTCTCAATGTCGAGACAACAACAGCAGCTGCTAATGGCTTGGGATCGCCAGCATCCGGTGTCGGCGTGGGAGCGCGAATGGAACAGCCGCACGGCTAGAGTCATGGGGCACCACAACCCGTTCATTACCGGCGTACGCGCTTGGACGCTGGGGCACAAGCCATCGCGTGAGGGGCTCGTGAGCCAGATTGATACCCGCATCCCTACTACCCAATCCGCTAGTGCTGTGGCTGGCGACGCGATCATCGGGAACCGGAACAGCCGGGTGTATCACTTGCCGCGGGGCTGCCCGAGCTACGACAAAGTGGCCCCCAAGAACCGGGAGATTTTTGCAAGTGAGTCAGCGGCCATCGCCGCAGGCTACAGAAGGGCAGGGAACTGTCGCTAG
- a CDS encoding LexA family protein: MDSVSILGPVAPSLTAIPFFLPTIPAGFPSPAQDHLEQRISLDELFRLHRPQIYLAQVSGHSLTGLGILDGDLVLIDKALQPRREDVVIACLNGDPLIKIFDIESQQVVLRSANPAYPPRYVLEGEELHIWGGYIGLCRRGRNGG; this comes from the coding sequence GTGGACAGCGTTTCGATCCTCGGCCCCGTTGCACCCTCCCTGACAGCCATTCCATTTTTCCTGCCGACCATCCCCGCTGGGTTTCCTAGCCCCGCTCAGGACCACTTGGAGCAGCGAATCTCGCTCGACGAGCTATTCCGCCTGCACCGTCCACAGATCTATCTCGCTCAGGTTTCAGGCCATAGCCTGACTGGCCTCGGCATTCTCGACGGCGACCTGGTGCTGATCGACAAAGCACTGCAACCGCGTCGCGAAGACGTGGTGATTGCCTGCCTTAACGGGGATCCGTTGATCAAGATTTTCGACATTGAGTCGCAGCAGGTGGTGCTGCGCTCTGCTAATCCGGCTTACCCGCCGCGTTACGTGCTGGAAGGTGAAGAGCTACACATCTGGGGGGGTTATATAGGCCTGTGCCGGCGGGGTCGAAACGGTGGCTGA
- a CDS encoding site-specific integrase has product MATLERIHFVPHYLVRRENAVAYSPSSSRPSIEGLPQIFWADYAPWREANLWAVERATTGDASLKTVASNMNGLLNYAKFLESRDLQWFEFPARKADRCLVLYRGALIKMRDAGQISPSTASEYMRNCIMFYRWVRHRELLSPHVQLWREKPYVVKYFDRVGFERTISGTTTDLSIPNRKRPGQTLEDGLLPVSETDRDAILDFAAENATPELYLMLALGFFTGMRLGSICDLKIQSLERAAPDPSAEGLLRLAVGPGAAPPVHTKFGVTGQVWIPEALRDELLEYAKGWRRMEREAKASPENRDLLFLTRFGNAYGRRGTDQSSAVNVEMSEFRKRGVKAELQVLRKFRFHQSRCTFGTELARLALSACADVAIVIATVSDALLHGPNSEATTFKYIRFVQALPIKQALSNSFMAAFSGIGAGARHDG; this is encoded by the coding sequence ATGGCGACGCTAGAGCGCATTCATTTCGTGCCCCATTACCTCGTGCGCAGAGAGAACGCCGTCGCATACTCCCCCAGTAGCAGCCGGCCATCCATTGAGGGCTTGCCCCAAATCTTTTGGGCAGACTATGCACCTTGGAGGGAGGCAAACCTGTGGGCAGTGGAGCGAGCAACGACTGGTGACGCTTCTCTTAAGACCGTTGCCAGTAACATGAATGGCCTTCTCAATTACGCTAAATTTCTTGAATCTCGTGATTTGCAGTGGTTCGAGTTTCCCGCTCGCAAAGCTGACCGCTGCCTGGTGCTATACCGAGGGGCGTTGATCAAGATGCGCGATGCCGGCCAGATCAGCCCATCCACGGCGTCTGAGTACATGCGCAATTGCATCATGTTCTATCGGTGGGTAAGGCATAGGGAGCTTCTTTCTCCACACGTCCAGCTGTGGCGGGAAAAGCCCTACGTCGTTAAATACTTCGACCGGGTGGGGTTCGAGCGAACGATCAGCGGAACCACCACCGACCTCAGCATCCCGAACCGTAAGCGCCCAGGCCAAACGCTTGAAGATGGGCTGTTGCCAGTCTCGGAGACCGATCGCGATGCAATTCTGGATTTCGCCGCAGAGAACGCCACGCCCGAGCTCTACCTCATGTTGGCCCTTGGATTTTTTACCGGGATGCGGCTCGGCAGCATCTGTGATCTCAAGATTCAGTCTCTGGAGCGCGCCGCCCCCGACCCTTCCGCTGAAGGGCTTCTACGCCTTGCAGTTGGTCCAGGCGCAGCTCCGCCAGTGCACACGAAATTCGGTGTGACTGGCCAGGTCTGGATACCCGAAGCGTTGCGTGATGAATTGCTGGAATATGCCAAAGGCTGGCGGAGGATGGAACGAGAGGCGAAAGCCTCGCCCGAGAATCGTGATTTGCTGTTCTTGACCCGCTTTGGTAACGCCTATGGCAGGCGCGGCACCGATCAGTCATCTGCTGTGAATGTTGAGATGTCCGAGTTTCGAAAACGGGGCGTCAAAGCAGAACTACAGGTGCTCCGTAAATTCCGCTTCCATCAGTCGCGCTGCACCTTCGGTACCGAATTGGCACGTCTGGCGCTATCGGCTTGTGCCGATGTCGCTATTGTAATTGCGACGGTCAGCGACGCGTTGCTCCATGGGCCTAACTCTGAAGCCACCACCTTCAAATACATCCGATTCGTACAGGCACTGCCGATCAAACAAGCCCTCTCAAATAGCTTCATGGCGGCATTTAGCGGGATCGGCGCTGGGGCGCGGCACGATGGATAG
- a CDS encoding site-specific integrase has product MDSSEFDLTFPMLEYGATETPWDLRPLLFRGGAAAKVKHVGRQIAQGELGSPLPERFELVTQLHEHMTDDLAGGGSRFSVQNKISALRRFFAWIDSENVNLSLETAADTFIRWTDHLLQRHRVERNFSDGSLYDLTRLTATMLDRALDRQASLSKSTRIRKPRGKGKVHTSKADKQNLQNTFAFGHLLADVCEALTWRGTMAPLPVCISLRTGQVLELWSGLQSPEKVAARRTRPQNQAQIEASLAARAAHDADRTLRTRFPIVNLRIESELLMFIAQTGLNLQQAHTLRVEQFHYTSHIDGYQVRTYKNRREGEVLFEIFASYREWFERYLEWRSEWFPNEPDGLLFPLIRSGGRILEEATQFTNVTRICRELGIPIVRPRKLRGTRINWLLRESQNPQQVAELAQHTVQTLIRVRIPRHSDTQPTLIRTPVPRSFGQAVGAQRRRGCIVSLRCPVSSISSPAFSSIRP; this is encoded by the coding sequence ATGGATAGTTCCGAATTCGACCTCACTTTCCCGATGCTTGAGTATGGGGCCACTGAAACGCCCTGGGACCTCCGGCCGCTGCTGTTTCGCGGAGGTGCAGCAGCAAAGGTGAAGCATGTGGGCCGCCAGATCGCGCAGGGCGAACTCGGCAGTCCCTTGCCGGAACGTTTCGAGCTGGTGACGCAGCTGCATGAGCACATGACTGACGACCTTGCTGGTGGCGGAAGTCGCTTCTCGGTGCAGAACAAGATCAGTGCATTGCGCCGATTCTTTGCCTGGATCGATTCAGAAAACGTGAATCTCAGTCTCGAGACGGCGGCCGACACGTTCATTCGTTGGACCGATCACTTGCTCCAGCGTCATCGAGTCGAACGCAATTTCAGCGATGGGTCCCTGTACGATCTCACCAGGCTCACGGCGACGATGCTGGACCGAGCATTGGACCGCCAAGCAAGCCTGAGCAAGAGCACACGTATTCGCAAGCCGCGCGGCAAAGGCAAGGTACATACGAGCAAAGCGGACAAGCAGAATCTGCAAAACACCTTCGCATTCGGACACCTTCTAGCTGACGTATGCGAGGCATTGACCTGGAGGGGGACAATGGCCCCCCTCCCAGTTTGTATTTCGTTACGCACCGGCCAAGTGCTGGAACTATGGTCGGGATTGCAGAGCCCCGAGAAAGTAGCGGCCCGCCGTACCAGGCCGCAAAACCAAGCGCAAATCGAAGCATCCCTGGCGGCGCGTGCCGCCCACGATGCAGATCGGACACTGCGGACCCGTTTCCCCATCGTCAATTTACGGATCGAGAGTGAATTGCTGATGTTCATCGCCCAGACCGGTCTGAACCTCCAGCAAGCACATACCCTGCGGGTTGAGCAGTTTCATTACACCAGCCACATAGACGGCTACCAGGTACGTACCTACAAAAATCGACGGGAAGGAGAAGTGCTATTCGAGATCTTTGCCAGTTATCGAGAGTGGTTCGAGCGCTATCTCGAATGGCGTTCCGAATGGTTTCCCAATGAGCCGGATGGTTTGCTCTTTCCGCTTATACGTAGCGGGGGACGAATCCTAGAAGAGGCGACGCAGTTCACGAACGTTACGCGCATCTGCCGCGAGCTTGGCATACCGATAGTGAGACCGCGAAAACTGCGCGGGACGCGCATCAACTGGTTGCTTCGGGAGTCCCAGAATCCCCAACAGGTTGCGGAGTTGGCCCAGCATACGGTGCAAACGCTGATACGCGTGCGGATTCCACGCCATTCGGACACTCAGCCCACGCTGATCCGGACACCTGTTCCACGATCATTCGGACAGGCAGTCGGAGCGCAGCGACGCAGGGGTTGCATTGTTAGTCTGAGGTGCCCGGTGTCGTCAATTTCTTCACCCGCTTTCTCATCGATTCGCCCTTGA
- the istB gene encoding IS21-like element helper ATPase IstB, which produces MLPHPTLDKLQTLRLTGMLKALAEQLKTPDIDSLSFVERLGLLVDRELTERDDKRLSSRLRQARLKHNACLEDIDYRSPRGLDKALILQLSSGQWLRDGLNLIINGPTGVGKTWLACALAHQACREGYSVRYLRLPRLLEELGLAHGDGRFAKLMSSYAKTDLLILDDWGLAPFTVEQRRDMLELLDDRYGQRSTLVTSQMPVDNWHELIGDPTLADAILDRLVHNAYRINLKGESMRKRVKKLTTPGTSD; this is translated from the coding sequence ATGCTGCCCCATCCGACCCTGGACAAGCTCCAGACCCTGCGCCTGACCGGCATGCTCAAGGCACTCGCCGAGCAACTGAAAACCCCCGACATCGACAGCCTGAGCTTCGTGGAACGCCTCGGCCTGTTGGTCGACCGCGAACTGACCGAACGCGACGACAAGCGCCTGAGTAGCCGCCTGCGCCAGGCCCGGCTCAAGCACAACGCCTGCCTCGAAGACATCGACTACCGCAGCCCGCGCGGACTCGACAAGGCGCTGATCCTCCAGCTGAGCAGTGGTCAGTGGCTGCGCGACGGACTCAACCTGATTATCAACGGCCCGACTGGCGTCGGTAAGACCTGGCTGGCCTGCGCCCTGGCACACCAGGCCTGCCGAGAGGGTTACAGCGTGCGTTACCTGCGCTTGCCGCGCCTGTTGGAAGAGTTGGGCCTAGCCCATGGCGACGGGCGCTTCGCCAAGCTGATGAGCAGCTACGCCAAGACCGACCTGCTGATCCTCGACGACTGGGGTCTGGCCCCGTTCACCGTTGAACAGCGCCGTGACATGCTGGAGCTACTGGACGACCGCTACGGCCAGCGCTCGACCCTCGTGACCAGCCAAATGCCCGTGGACAACTGGCACGAACTGATCGGCGATCCAACCCTGGCCGATGCCATCCTCGACCGCCTGGTGCACAACGCTTATCGGATCAACCTCAAGGGCGAATCGATGAGAAAGCGGGTGAAGAAATTGACGACACCGGGCACCTCAGACTAA
- the istA gene encoding IS21 family transposase: MRKIREVLRLKFDCGLSVRKISRSLGIGHSSAGDYLCRFAASGLAWPCSLSDAELEQQLFPPAPAVPSEQRPLPDWSWVHAELRRPGVTLALLWQEYRLNQPQGFQYSWFCEHYRAWQGKLDVVMRQEHRVGEKLFVDYAGQTVPVIDRHSGEIRQAQVFVAVLGASSYTFAEATWSQQLPDWLGSHARCFAFLGGVPEIVVPDNLRSAVSKSHRYEPDINPSYRDLAEHYGVAVVPARARKPRDKAKAEVGVQVVERWILAALRNRQFFSLDELNSAIALLLERLNRRPFRKLPGSRHSAFEALDRPALRPLPEQPYVYAEWKKARVHIDYHVEVDGHYYSVPYQLVKKQLEVRLTARTVECFHANQRVASHLRSPHKGRHSTQAEHMPKSHREHAEWTPQRLIRWAEQTGPNTAGVISHILERRIHPTQGYRACLGILRLGKTHGEVRLELACRRALSLGACSYKSLESILRQGLESLPLAQANLPLLPDDHANLRGPGYYH; encoded by the coding sequence ATGCGTAAAATCCGTGAGGTGTTGCGCCTCAAGTTCGATTGCGGGCTGTCTGTCCGTAAGATCTCCCGCAGTCTGGGCATAGGCCACAGCAGTGCCGGTGATTACCTCTGTCGCTTTGCCGCCAGCGGTCTAGCCTGGCCCTGTTCGTTGTCCGATGCGGAGTTGGAGCAGCAGCTGTTCCCACCGGCGCCGGCAGTGCCCAGCGAGCAGCGGCCACTGCCTGATTGGTCTTGGGTGCATGCCGAGCTACGCCGGCCGGGCGTGACCTTGGCGCTGCTCTGGCAGGAGTACCGCCTGAACCAGCCGCAGGGCTTTCAGTACAGCTGGTTCTGCGAGCACTACCGGGCCTGGCAGGGCAAGCTGGACGTGGTGATGCGCCAGGAGCATCGCGTCGGCGAGAAGTTGTTCGTCGACTACGCCGGGCAGACGGTGCCGGTGATCGACCGCCACAGCGGCGAGATCCGCCAGGCGCAGGTGTTCGTCGCGGTGCTTGGTGCATCCAGCTACACCTTCGCCGAAGCCACCTGGTCGCAGCAGTTACCTGACTGGCTGGGCTCACATGCCCGCTGCTTCGCCTTCCTCGGCGGCGTGCCGGAGATCGTGGTGCCGGACAACCTGCGCAGCGCGGTGAGCAAGAGCCATCGCTACGAGCCGGACATCAACCCGAGCTACCGCGATCTGGCCGAGCACTATGGCGTGGCGGTGGTGCCGGCGCGGGCGCGTAAGCCGCGCGACAAGGCTAAGGCCGAGGTCGGCGTGCAGGTGGTCGAGCGCTGGATCCTCGCCGCGCTGAGGAACCGCCAGTTCTTCTCCCTGGACGAACTCAACAGCGCCATCGCCTTATTGCTGGAGCGGCTCAACCGACGACCGTTTCGCAAGCTGCCGGGCTCCCGGCACTCGGCCTTCGAAGCCCTGGATCGTCCAGCGCTGCGCCCACTGCCGGAGCAGCCCTACGTCTATGCCGAGTGGAAGAAGGCGCGGGTGCACATCGACTACCACGTCGAGGTCGATGGGCACTACTACTCGGTGCCCTACCAACTGGTGAAGAAACAACTGGAAGTACGCCTGACAGCGCGCACGGTGGAGTGCTTCCACGCCAATCAGCGGGTGGCCAGCCACCTTCGCTCACCGCACAAGGGCCGGCACAGCACACAGGCCGAGCACATGCCCAAGAGCCATCGCGAGCACGCCGAGTGGACGCCGCAACGGCTGATCCGCTGGGCCGAGCAGACCGGGCCGAACACGGCCGGCGTGATCAGCCACATCCTCGAACGGCGCATCCACCCAACCCAAGGCTACCGGGCCTGCCTGGGCATCCTGCGCCTGGGCAAGACCCATGGCGAAGTGCGTCTGGAGCTGGCCTGCCGTCGCGCCCTCAGCCTCGGTGCGTGCAGCTACAAGAGCCTCGAATCGATCCTGCGCCAGGGTTTGGAAAGCCTGCCGTTGGCTCAAGCCAACCTGCCCCTGTTGCCGGACGACCACGCCAACCTGCGCGGCCCCGGCTACTACCACTGA